A single Lactuca sativa cultivar Salinas chromosome 8, Lsat_Salinas_v11, whole genome shotgun sequence DNA region contains:
- the LOC111904643 gene encoding protein DETOXIFICATION 45, chloroplastic — translation MASGQLNDGVVYNGLATRSSEWTKRKLKKPEQLSIGGVHDSFSSHNLKYSSNPSKMMLYSSIMRKRKHASSSIKRKNSDFSVCSSEENIATQEEEDDVANIREVYPDLMGIAKKEEPEMIEKSRAKNIKKELIALTLPALAGQAIEPLAMLMETAYIGRLGPVQLASAGVSISIFNIVSKLFNIPLLSVATSFVAEDIAKNQGDNSDEANGNGMTERKQLASVSTALLLAVGIGIFEGLSLYFGSGVFLNLMGISSASSMHAPAQQFLSLRALGAPAVVVSLALQGVFRGFKDTKTPVFCLGIGNTSAVFLFPILMYYFKLGVTGAAISTVTSQYIVTFLMIWHLNKRAVLLPPKPGALKFGCYMKSGGFLLGRTLAVLITTTLATSMAARQGPIAMAAHQICLQVWLAVSLITDALAASGQALIASSVSKGDYRSVKDITYFVLTIGFVMGVTLAAILGVSFGSIVTLFTKDVGVLAIARTGVLFVSASQPLNALAFIVDGLHYGVSDFPYAAYSMMLVGILSSAFLYYAPSGFGLHGVWSGLTLFMGLRMLAGLIRLLNKNGPWWFLHEDLNLTKVGR, via the exons ATGGCTTCTGGGCAACTGAATGATGGTGTTGTATATAATGGATTGGCTACAAGAAGTAGTGAATGGACAAAAAGAAAGTTAAAGAAACCAGAACAATTGTCAATAGGAGGAGTTCATGATTCATTTTCATCACACAATTTGAAATATTCTTCAAATCCCTCAAAGATGATGTTGTATTCTTCAATTATGCGTAAAAGGAAGCATGCTTCTTCTTCAATAAAAAGGAAAAATTCAGATTTTAGTGTGTGTTCTTCTGAAGAGAATATTGCAAcacaggaagaagaagatgatgtggCAAACATTAGAGAAGTATATCC gGACTTAATGGGAATTGCTAAAAAAGAAGAACCAGAAATGATTGAAAAATCACGtgccaaaaatataaaaaaggagCTCATTGCACTCACATTACCAGCACTTGCAGGGCAAGCTATTGAACCTTTAGCCATGTTAATGGAGACAGCTTATATTGGTAGATTAG GTCCTGTGCAGTTGGCTTCTGCTGGAGTTTCCATATCAATCTTTAACATTGTTTCAAAGCTTTTCAACATTCCTCTTCTCAGTGTTGCCACTTCTTTTGTTGCTGAAGATATTGCTAAAAACCAAG gaGATAATTCTGATGAAGCAAATGGGAATGGAATGACAGAAAGGAAACAGTTAGCTTCTGTTTCTACAGCTTTGCTTTTAGCTGTTGGAATTGGAATCTTTGAGGGTTTATCTTTATATTTTGGATCAGGGGTTTTTCTTAATCTCATGGGTATATCATCA GCTTCTTCAATGCATGCGCCAGCTCAGCAGTTTCTTTCCCTTAGAGCCCTTGGTGCTCCTGCAGTTGTGGTCTCTTTAGCTCTTCAAGGTGTTTTTCGTGGTTTTAAGGACACAAAGACTCCTGTATTTTGTCTAG GCATTGGTAATACTTCAGCTGTTTTTCTGTTTCCCATTCTTATGTACTACTTCAAATTAGGTGTAACTGGAGCTGCAATTTCTACTGTTACCTCACA ATACATTGTCACATTTTTAATGATATGGCACCTTAATAAAAGAGCTGTATTACTTCCTCCAAAACCAGGAGCACTTAAATTCGGTTGCTATATGAAATCTg GTGGGTTTCTTCTTGGAAGAACACTTGCAGTTCTTATAACAACAACCTTAGCAACATCAATGGCTGCTAGACAAGGTCCTATAGCCATGGCTGCTCATCAGATATGTCTGCAAGTTTGGTTGGCTGTTTCTCTTATTACAGATGCATTGGCTGCATCTGGTCAG gcATTGATTGCTAGTTCGGTTTCGAAAGGGGATTATAGATCTGTGAAGGATATCACATACTTTGTGTTGACT ATTGGTTTTGTGATGGGTGTTACTTTGGCTGCAATATTGGGAGTTTCATTTGGTTCTATAGTCACACTGTTCACCAAGGATGTTGGAGTATTGGCGATTGCTAGAACCGGGGTTTTG TTTGTGAGTGCTAGTCAGCCTTTGAATGCTTTGGCTTTTATTGTTGATGGTTTGCATTATGGAGTTTCAGACTTCCCGTATGCTGCTTATTCCATG ATGCTTGTTGGGATTTTATCGTCTGCTTTTCTTTACTATGCTCCCTCGGGTTTTGGTCTTCATGGCGTTTGGTCGGGTTTGACTCTCTTCATGGGATTACGAATGTTGGCAGGGCTTATCAG ATTGTTAAACAAGAATGGGCCATGGTGGTTTCTGCATGAGGATTTGAATTTAACAAAG GTTGGGCGTTAG
- the LOC111904642 gene encoding lysM domain-containing GPI-anchored protein 2, which yields MGFSNMVFFPILFLLCSIFSIQSTAQTPSLGFRCSNTTSTATCNSLIDYKLPNTTTLASILRLFEIKNLRSLLAANNLPITTPQTQTFPASQILKIPFPCACRDGSGISNRRPIYTVVPDDGLFHIAAEVFSNLVTYPQIQSVNNISDPNTILVGQKLWIPLPCSCDEVNGDTVVHYGYLVPAGSTVSGIAEQFSTTESTLLNLNGMNSSANLLADSILDVPLKVCTSSVQNNSSDYPLLVPNGTYVFTANSCVRCQCNAANNWILDCKPSGIKLPRGQTCPSMQCVGTAFDLGNTTSDSNCSLSRCSYAGYINGTIETTLTQESTCPSSPGGNNNTPSGNGSNGLRSSFIVGVLLIAFHLLK from the exons atggggttttccaaCATGGTTTTCTTCCCCATATTGTTTTTACTCTGTTCCATCTTCTCCATTCAATCAACTGCACAAACACCAAGTTTAGGTTTCCGATGCTCAAACACCACCTCCACCGCCACATGCAACTCACTCATCGACTACAAACTCCCAAACACCACCACCCTCGCTTCCATCCTCAGACTCTTCGAAATCAAAAACCTCCGCTCTCTCCTCGCCGCCAACAACCTCCCAATCACAACCCCACAAACCCAAACCTTCCCCGCCTCCCAAATCCTCAAAATCCCCTTCCCCTGCGCCTGCCGTGACGGTTCCGGAATCTCCAACCGCCGTCCGATATACACCGTGGTTCCCGACGACGGTCTATTCCATATCGCCGCCGAGGTGTTTTCTAACCTCGTGACGTACCCGCAGATCCAGTCTGTTAATAATATATCCGATCCGAATACTATATTGGTGGGTCAGAAGCTCTGGATTCCATTGCCGTGTAGCTGCGATGAAGTTAATGGGGATACGGTGGTGCATTATGGATACTTGGTGCCCGCCGGGAGCACCGTCAGTGGGATTGCGGAGCAGTTTAGTACGACGGAGAGCACGTTGTTGAATCTGAATGGGATGAACAGCTCTGCAAACTTGCTAGCTGATTCGATTCTTGATGTTCCTCTTAAAG TTTGTACATCATCGGTGCAAAATAACTCTTCGGACTACCCTTTACTCGTCCCAAATGGTACTTACGTTTTTACGGCTAACAGTTGTGTCCGATGCCAATGCAATGCTGCGAATAATTGGAT attGGACTGCAAGCCATCGGGGATTAAGTTGCCACGAGGGCAAACTTGTCCTTCCATGCAATGTGTGGGGACCGCTTTTGATTTGGGCAACACCACTTCGGATTCTAATTGTAGCCTTTCAAGATGTTCGTATGCGGGATACATAAATGGCACCATTGAAACTACTCTTACTCAAGAGTCTACTTGTCCAAGTAGTCCAG GTGGAAATAACAACACCCCTTCAGGAAATGGTTCGAATGGTTTAAGATCGAGCTTTATTGTTGGTGTATTATTGATCGCTTTTCATCTTCTCAAGTGA
- the LOC111904644 gene encoding isocitrate dehydrogenase [NAD] regulatory subunit 1, mitochondrial — protein sequence MAKRTLPILKQLLHRPAPPVSTPSRSVTYMPRPGDGAPRTVTLIPGDGIGPLVTGAVEQVMDAMHAPIYFEKFDVHGDMKTIPAEVIESIKKNKVCLKGGLNTPMGGGVSSLNVQLRKELDLYASLVNCFNLPGLPTRHENVDIVVIRENTEGEYAGLEHEVVPGVVESLKVITKFCSERIAKYAFEYAYLNNRKTVTAVHKANIMKLADGLFLESCREIASKYPGIKYNEIIVDNCCMQLVSKPEQFDVMVTPNLYGNLVANTAAGIAGGTGVMPGGNVGADHAVFEQGASAGNVGKQKIVDRKTANPVALLLSSAMMLRHLQFPSFADRLENSVKRVISEGKYRTKDLGGNSTTQEVVDAVISKLH from the exons ATGGCCAAACGAACTCTACCGATCCTCAAGCAACTGCTTCACCGACCAGCTCCACCTGTTTCGACCCCATCCCGATCTGTCACTTACATGCCCCGACCAGGTGATGGTGCTCCTCGCACAGTCACCTTAATCCCCGGAGATGGGATCGGTCCCCTCGTTACCGGAGCTGTCGAGCAAGTAATGGATGCGATGCACGCGCCGATTTACTTCGAAAAGTTCGATGTTCATGGTGACATGAAGACCATACCAGCGGAAGTCATAGAGTCGATTAAGAAGAATAAAGTGTGCTTGAAAGGGGGTTTGAATACTCCCATGGGTGGAGGGGTTAGTTCGCTGAATGTGCAGTTAAGGAAAGAGCTTGATCTGTACGCTTCGCTTGTAAATTGTTTTAATTTGCCTGGATTACCCACGCGCCATGAGAATGTTGATATTGTGGTGATTAGAGAGAATACTGAAGGGGAATACGCAGGGCTCGAACACGAGGTTGTTCCTGGTGTGGTGGAAAGTCTTAAG GTGATCACAAAGTTTTGCTCAGAGCGAATTGCAAAGTACGCGTTTGAGTATGCTTACCTCAATAACAGGAAAACAGTGACAGCTGTCCACAAAGCAAACATCATGAAACTTGCAGATGGTTTGTTTCTAGAATCTTGTAGAGAAATAGCAAGCAAGTATCCAGGCATAAAATACAATGAGATCATTGTGGACAATTGCTGCATGCAGCTGGTTTCAAAACCAGAACAATTTGATGTTATG GTTACTCCTAATCTTTATGGAAATTTGGTGGCAAATACTGCTGCTGGTATTGCTGGTGGCACTGGTGTCATGCCTGGAG GTAATGTGGGAGCTGATCATGCTGTGTTTGAGCAAGGTGCTTCAGCAGGAAATGTTGGAAAACAGAAGATAGTGGACAGAAAGACAGCAAATCCAGTGGCATTGCTTCTCTCATCCGCCATGATGCTCAGACATCTTCAATTCCCTTCTTTTGCTGACCGATTGGAAAACTCAGTCAAACGTGTCATTTCCGAGGGTAAATACCGAACAAAAGATCTCGGTGGGAACAGCACCACTCAAGAAGTTGTCGATGCTGTCATTTCTAAACTTCATTAG